CGCCAACCACCTTCTTCTCCTTCGGGCACCACACGACAGGGTGGGTACCCTTAACCAGAAGCCCCTTGTCTAGGAGCTTCTTGTACTGCCACTGGATGAATTTGCTGTATGGCGGGTTCAGGTAGGTGGTATGGAACTCTCTCCTCCAATCGATCGAGAGCCCGAAGCGCTGGAAGTCCTTCTTCCACTCCTTGCAGAAGAACCGTACCCAGTACTCGGGCTCGGAGAACTTCGGGATCTCCTCGTCTGGGATCCCCATGAGCCTTAAAATCTCTATCTGCCTGGGATCACCCTCCCTCACCCTGAGAGCGGCAGCCACGATTGGGCTACCGGTCGCATGCCAACCCTGGGGGAAGAGTACGTTGAACCCCTTCATCCTCTTGTACCTGGCCATAACGTCGTTGCGGAGCACCGTGAAGGCGCTGCCGAGGTGAGGGTAAGCGTTGACGTAAGGATAGGGGAACGTGATGAAGAACTTCGGCTTCCCCTCAATGGGCTCCGGCTCGAAGATCCTGGCTTCACGCCACCGGCTCTGCCACTTTTCCTCTATACGCTTGAGGAACTCGACCCTCTCCTTGTTTGCCCTAGGTTTGATCGCGCGAGCAATCGACACCGCCGAAACCCCCCACTTAGCAGCTCCTTTAACTCTTACGTTGATCGAGCTCAGGCGCCCTGTAGCGTTCGACTTCTTCCAGGAGCCTCCAGGGGCCATCCTCAATGCAAGGGTTCCGCTTACCCTCCATAATCCTCCAGAAGACGCAGGAACCCCCCCACTCCCAGAGGGGCTTCTCGCTTAGCCTCACTCCGGCTTTCTCGATCTCTTCTATCTGCCGTGGCAGACTTGTCCTTTCCGCAACTCTAACTCCAAGCTTCCGAAGGGTTGAGCCAACATAGTTGTTGAAGCCCACTCTAGCTCTGTAAAGCACGTACCTTTTCGCGTCATCGATCCCTTCCAGGGGCACGACCCTGGAATCGAAGATCAAGCTGCGCCCTAGCGCCAGTGAGACTGAAGCCGAGAGGATGGAGGCGGAGATGCTGACAAGCTTCTCAACCCTCCCCGCGTAGGGGACCGATGGGCCGAGGAGCAGAAGGTTCACCTCGTCGCTGATCACGTAAGCTCCGCTCGCCGAAAAGCGCGTTAAAAGCTTGACTGCACCCTCAACGAGCGCTTTATGGACCCGGTGGTCGCGCGGCTCTTCGAAGCCCGCGAGGGACTTTCCAAAGCCGACACCGTCTAACCTCAGCGCGAAGGGCAGGGATACTCTGCTCTCAACGGCTGCTTCTCTCGCCTTGAAGCGCCTTTCCAGCTCTGGAACGTTGACCTCCAGCAACTCCCTGTAGCTCATCCAAGTCCTAATGCGGATAACCATTTTTACCTCTAATCGTTGCGTAACACCGATGGGGAAGCTTGGCGTAGCCGTTATCGGCTGCGGCTTTATTGGGAACGTCCACCTCAGAGCTTGGCGGAAGGTTGAAGGTGCTGATGTACTCGCCGTCGTCGATATAATCGAGGGTAGAGCCAAGAAGGCAGCGGAGGACTATAAGGTACCGCGCCGCTACACCGACTACACGAAGGTGCTCGAGAGCAAGGATGTGGATATAGTCGATATCTGCACCCCAACCTATACTCACGCGGAGATCGCGATCGCGTCAGCAAAGAGCGGGAAGCATGTACTAGTTGAAAAGCCGATAGCGCTACGCTTACGCGACGCTGACGAGATGATCAGGGCTGCTAAGAGCTCTGGCGTGAAGTTCATGGTGGCTCACTGCCTCCGGCTCTGGCCCGAGTACGTGGAAGCTAAGCGCCTCGTTGAAAGCGGGGATCTGGGAGAGCCCAGGATTGCAAGGGCGTACAGGCTCTCACCCTTCCCGGAGTGGGCGCTGTGGCACAAGGATCGAAGGCTCAGCGGCGGCGTGTTTGTTGACATGAGCATTCACGACGTAGACTTCCTACGCTGGGCTTTAGGTGACGTAGAGGAGGTTTTCGCTAGAGGGGGCACGCTGAGGACTCCCGATTCCACGTCGCACGACTACACGCACGCTATACTCAGGTTCAAGAACGGCGCGATAGCCTACGTTGAAGGCTCATGGATTCAGCCGCCCGGTTTCCCCTTCACTACGTACCTCGAAATCGTGGGGACAAGGGGCATGCTGGTAGTCGACAATCAATCCCCGGCGGCACTGAGGGTTTACAGGCCGGGAGGGACATCAGTTGCGTTCACGCCGTTCGAGGATGATGCCTACGATA
This genomic interval from Thermofilaceae archaeon contains the following:
- a CDS encoding tRNA(His) guanylyltransferase Thg1 family protein, whose translation is MSYRELLEVNVPELERRFKAREAAVESRVSLPFALRLDGVGFGKSLAGFEEPRDHRVHKALVEGAVKLLTRFSASGAYVISDEVNLLLLGPSVPYAGRVEKLVSISASILSASVSLALGRSLIFDSRVVPLEGIDDAKRYVLYRARVGFNNYVGSTLRKLGVRVAERTSLPRQIEEIEKAGVRLSEKPLWEWGGSCVFWRIMEGKRNPCIEDGPWRLLEEVERYRAPELDQRKS
- a CDS encoding Gfo/Idh/MocA family oxidoreductase, which codes for MGKLGVAVIGCGFIGNVHLRAWRKVEGADVLAVVDIIEGRAKKAAEDYKVPRRYTDYTKVLESKDVDIVDICTPTYTHAEIAIASAKSGKHVLVEKPIALRLRDADEMIRAAKSSGVKFMVAHCLRLWPEYVEAKRLVESGDLGEPRIARAYRLSPFPEWALWHKDRRLSGGVFVDMSIHDVDFLRWALGDVEEVFARGGTLRTPDSTSHDYTHAILRFKNGAIAYVEGSWIQPPGFPFTTYLEIVGTRGMLVVDNQSPAALRVYRPGGTSVAFTPFEDDAYDKEIKHFYECVVKDLEPAVPGEEARKTLEVVLAAVKSVDEGAPVKLPLEGEVL